The proteins below come from a single Melitaea cinxia chromosome 9, ilMelCinx1.1, whole genome shotgun sequence genomic window:
- the LOC123656166 gene encoding uncharacterized protein LOC123656166: protein MKAHKNKKRYTQRLHVLPLKVHLSNIRGLHSNLESVHHHLETEKPQLLFLTETQIRCPADTAYLSYPGYSLEHRFIPRAGVCVYVRDDICIKRLKHLETSSYSILWVLVDTGQEKILYACVYRSHSGDVETTQLCDHLTLTADKARERYPSAQLVILGDFNAHHQEWLYPYQVTDHAGREVRKLALTLDLTQLVNCATRVPDVDSHTANCLDLFLTTDPDRYSIKVSAPLGTSDHCLVKSISVCSPPEESPCGPRRVWRYKAADWDEMRHFFSSYPWREVCFSSDDPSSCAEAITAVIRQGMEYFIPYSDVATNGKARPWFDAECYRAEAKKRSAYTAWAEARARKSPNSRNLKKAFNRAAKACKRTLRRTRFNHISRIGAKLASYPSGSKAFWSLAKAVESNFCRPSLPPLLRTDGSLAHSAKEKADLFASLFAENSRLVVAGKAPPISTRADCIMAEVRIRQKEILKILQTLDVNKAGGPDEKYSK, encoded by the exons ATGAAagcacacaaaaataaaaaaaggtatacaCAGCGGCTGCACGTCCTCCCACTGAAAGTGCACCTCTCTAACATCCGAGGTCTGCACTCCAATCTCGAATCTGTCCACCACCACCTAGAAACAGAAAAACCGCAGCTGCTGTTCCTCACTGAGACGCAGATCAGATGTCCGGCTGACACGGCGTACCTCAGCTACCCCGGGTATTCTCTGGAGCACAGGTTCATACCTCGTGCCGGAGTCTGTGTGTACGTCCGTGATGACATTTGCATCAAGCGTCTTAAGCACCTTGAGACATCCAGTTACTCCATCCTATGGGTTCTGGTGGACACaggacaggagaaaatcctgtaTGCCTGTGTCTACCGTTCGCACAGTGGAGACGTGGAGACAACTCAGTTATGTGACCATCTTACCCTAACGGCGGATAAGGCTCGAGAGCGTTACCCTTCGGCACAGTTAGTCATCCTGGGGGACTTCAACGCCCACCACCAGGAGTGGCTGTACCCATACCAGGTGACCGACCATGCTGGGAGAGAAGTGCGTAAACTAGCCTTGACGCTGGACCTCACCCAGCTTGTAAATTGTGCTACCAGGGTACCAGACGTAGACTCTCATACCGCCAACTGCTTAgacctatttttaacaactgatcCAGACAGGTACTCAATAAAAGTTTCTGCACCACTGGGTACTTCTGACCACTGTCTGGTAAAATCAATATCCGTCTGTTCCCCACCCGAAGAATCCCCATGTGGCCCAAGACGGGTGTGGCGATATAAGGCAGcggattgggatgagatgcgtcaCTTTTTCTCGTCCTATCCTTGGCGAGAGGTATGCTTTTCTTCTGATGATCCGTCGAGCTGCGCTGAAGCCATTACCGCGGTAATACGTCAgggtatggaatattttataccatactcTGACGTAGCGACGAATGGAAAAGCTCGCCCATGGTTTGATGCGGAATGCTATCGTGCAGAAGCCAAAAAGCGGTCGGCATACACTGCATGGGCTGAAGCTCGAGCGCGCAAGTCTCCAAATTCTCGGAATTTGAAGAAAGCTTTTAACCGAGCCGCCAAGGCATGTAAAAGGACGTTACGCAGGACTAGATTCAACCATATCAGCCGCATTGGGGCCAAACTAGCTTCTTACCCTTCTGGGAGCAAAGCGTTTTGGTCCCTGGCAAAAGCCGTTGAATCTAACTTTTGTCGGCCGTCACTTCCACCATTGCTGAGGACTGATGGATCACTGGCCCATTCTGCAAAAGAGAAAGCGGATTTGTTTGCATCTCTTTTTGCTGAGAACTCGCGTCTGGTTGTTGCAGGAAAAGCACCACCAATCTCAACTCGTGCTGACTGCATTATGGCAGAAGTACGCATACGCCAAAAGGAGATCCTTAAAATCCTGCAAACTCTAGACGTAAACAAGGCCGGCGGACCGGATG aaaaatatagCAAGTAA